In the Streptomyces sp. SJL17-4 genome, CGTTTCTTCGGATGCAGCGGCACCTGCGGCGCGCCGGATCTACACCCGTAATCCACCCGATCAGAGCCGTGCCGGCCGGTGGCGACGGCGGGGCGGCGAGATCCCTGCCGTCCCCACGGCCTCCGCCCGCCGACCGCCTACCGGCTGACGCCGCAACACCGCGTTCGACGACCACGACTCCCGCTAACTCGGGCACGGCATGAACACACCGCTACCCAGAAGCCTCGATCCGACGCCTGGCGGACGTCTTCCCCGCTACCTGCTGCGTGTCTCCCACAGGATCGGCATCTCTCGGGGCGACCTCGCGCACCATCGCCGACTGAAGGAGCTTCAAACCGGTCTCCGGCACCTCCTGAAGGCAGCGGGCTTGTCGGTCAGGGGCGTTGCCGAGCGGGTCGGGGTGCCCGAGAGCACGGTGTTCGACGTTCTTCAGCAGGACCGGCCACCCCGGCCGGACGTTGTGGCAGAGATCGCCCACGCGTGTGGCGCACCCCCAGGGCCTTGGCGTGACGCGGCCGCGGGGCTCGCGACCACCGGGCCAACTACTGATCAGGCCCCGGACCCTGCCGATCTCATCATCAAGGCGGCTGCCACACGACCACCGGCGGAAGTTGCAGAGCTGGTCACCAGCCTGCGGGCCGGCGGAAGACCGGACGTCGCAGCCCGTTTGATCGAAGCGGCGGC is a window encoding:
- a CDS encoding helix-turn-helix transcriptional regulator, which encodes MNTPLPRSLDPTPGGRLPRYLLRVSHRIGISRGDLAHHRRLKELQTGLRHLLKAAGLSVRGVAERVGVPESTVFDVLQQDRPPRPDVVAEIAHACGAPPGPWRDAAAGLATTGPTTDQAPDPADLIIKAAATRPPAEVAELVTSLRAGGRPDVAARLIEAAAKTRPAPEVADLAMALLDLSSHREEANGTGPNLPQGPAPQPEVPAPRTESPGWFL